The following are from one region of the Geoalkalibacter subterraneus genome:
- a CDS encoding sigma-54-dependent transcriptional regulator: protein MAHILVVDDEKNYCTVLSELLGDEGFRVSTAANPYAALEVMNRENIDLVLSDLKMPGMSGLEFLKQVQSEIGEIPFILFTAYATVETALDAMKSGAVDYLVKPCKNEEILLAVKKALGYRRLQAQNAALRRELDVERSGGIIGNSPAVRKLLDDVERAASVRSSVLIFGETGTGKELVARALHHAGARAKEALVTVNCAAFAENLLESELFGHERGAFTGATQRKRGLLEVADGGTLFLDEIGEFPLSLQPKLLRALQEQRFRRVGGTAEIESDVRIVAATHRDLQQMTETGAFREDLFYRLNVVVLEIPPLRRRREDIPLLALHFLRRSAREMDRPVRDLAPETIQRLQQYSWPGNVRELQNVMERSVLFSTTAVLNPADLPAPVGDVAQNVSPGASNIPEFDAPLPELMDRMEKELIRKALRQTGGVQAQAAELLGISRSNLQYKLKKHHLI, encoded by the coding sequence ATGGCCCATATCCTCGTGGTGGATGATGAAAAAAACTACTGCACCGTTCTGTCCGAATTGCTCGGCGACGAGGGGTTTCGGGTCTCCACCGCCGCAAATCCATATGCCGCGCTTGAGGTGATGAACCGGGAAAATATCGACCTGGTCCTCTCCGATCTGAAGATGCCGGGGATGAGCGGTCTTGAATTCCTGAAGCAGGTTCAGTCCGAAATCGGTGAAATCCCTTTTATCCTCTTTACCGCCTATGCCACGGTGGAGACTGCGCTGGATGCCATGAAAAGCGGCGCGGTCGACTACCTGGTCAAACCCTGCAAAAATGAGGAAATTCTGCTGGCAGTCAAAAAGGCGCTGGGTTACCGTCGCCTGCAGGCCCAGAATGCCGCTCTGCGTCGGGAGCTTGATGTGGAGCGTTCCGGCGGCATCATCGGCAACAGCCCGGCAGTGCGCAAATTGCTTGACGACGTTGAGCGGGCGGCTTCGGTGCGCAGTTCCGTGTTGATTTTTGGAGAAACAGGCACCGGCAAGGAACTGGTTGCCCGCGCCCTTCACCACGCCGGGGCCCGGGCCAAGGAGGCGCTGGTGACGGTCAACTGCGCCGCCTTTGCCGAGAACCTGCTCGAAAGCGAGCTGTTCGGTCATGAACGCGGTGCTTTTACCGGGGCGACTCAGCGCAAGAGGGGGTTGCTCGAAGTGGCGGACGGGGGGACCCTGTTCCTGGATGAGATCGGCGAATTTCCCCTCTCCCTGCAGCCCAAGCTGCTGCGCGCCCTCCAGGAGCAGCGCTTTCGCCGCGTCGGCGGGACGGCGGAAATCGAGAGCGACGTGCGCATCGTGGCCGCCACCCACCGCGACCTTCAACAGATGACTGAGACCGGCGCCTTTCGCGAGGACCTTTTTTATCGCCTCAACGTGGTGGTGCTTGAAATTCCGCCTCTGCGCCGCAGACGCGAGGACATCCCACTGCTGGCGTTGCATTTCCTGCGGCGCAGCGCCCGCGAAATGGATCGGCCGGTGCGCGATCTTGCCCCGGAAACCATCCAGCGGCTGCAGCAGTATTCCTGGCCGGGCAACGTGCGCGAACTGCAGAACGTCATGGAGCGTAGTGTTCTGTTCAGCACGACAGCGGTTCTGAACCCTGCCGATCTGCCGGCGCCGGTGGGGGACGTCGCACAGAATGTCTCACCGGGCGCGTCGAACATTCCGGAATTCGATGCACCATTGCCGGAACTGATGGATCGCATGGAAAAGGAGTTGATCCGCAAAGCCCTGCGCCAGACCGGCGGCGTGCAGGCCCAGGCCGCCGAGCTTCTCGGCATCAGCCGCAGCAACCTGCAGTACAAGCTCAAAAAGCATCACCTGATCTGA
- a CDS encoding sensor histidine kinase: MEQVQFKPISRIKTFLLIVLLTVLFLFNSGADLVYESCAFSLLVGYHFFTDLRFSGDQIRSAGLMLPHLAVYLSLCTLVVWVTTEDAESAYWVIYLLPIAVAAANLSLKATLATCSVATLLFASLVPHRLYSDPTARREELPELMVFALTFFLVGVLIQSFSEQHRRQLEVEVQLNEKLHRQKTEQEESLARLEKAEETLRRRERLAALGEMAAGIAHEIRNPLGVVTSSVQLLESRLPDLKDNQRRLLQIILEEIGRMNRLIGDFLRFSRPAQPHLVETDLAAFLRDRLDQIAPMAAEAGVEIRQELPGQPVPVWIDGELMQQAFLNLLLNALEASEKGDSLLVGLDLRNDQAVTAIRDSGGGIAAEDLPLIFNPFFTTKEGGTGLGLANAHRIIESHNGQLTVAANPDRGTTFTVKLPLQPPDQE; this comes from the coding sequence ATGGAACAGGTACAATTTAAACCGATTTCACGGATCAAGACATTTCTGTTGATCGTTCTGCTGACGGTGCTGTTTCTCTTCAACAGCGGTGCGGATCTGGTTTATGAGTCCTGCGCCTTCAGCCTGCTGGTGGGGTACCATTTTTTCACCGATCTGCGCTTTTCCGGGGATCAGATCCGCTCAGCCGGCCTCATGCTGCCGCACCTGGCCGTTTACCTGTCGCTGTGCACCCTGGTCGTCTGGGTCACTACCGAAGATGCGGAAAGCGCCTACTGGGTCATTTATCTGCTGCCGATTGCCGTGGCCGCGGCCAACCTGTCGCTGAAAGCGACGTTGGCAACCTGCAGCGTCGCGACCCTGCTTTTCGCCAGCCTTGTCCCTCACCGGCTTTATTCCGACCCCACTGCACGCCGTGAGGAGTTGCCGGAACTTATGGTCTTCGCTCTCACCTTCTTTCTGGTCGGGGTGCTGATTCAATCCTTTTCCGAGCAGCACCGGCGACAGCTTGAGGTCGAAGTTCAGCTGAATGAAAAGCTGCATCGGCAGAAGACCGAACAGGAAGAATCCCTCGCCCGGCTTGAGAAGGCGGAAGAAACTCTGCGAAGGCGAGAGCGATTAGCGGCACTTGGGGAGATGGCGGCGGGAATCGCCCATGAGATTCGCAATCCCCTGGGGGTGGTGACCTCCTCAGTTCAGCTGCTTGAATCACGGCTGCCCGATCTGAAAGATAACCAGCGTCGCCTGCTCCAGATCATCCTCGAAGAAATCGGCCGCATGAACAGGTTGATTGGCGATTTTCTCAGGTTCAGCCGTCCGGCACAGCCTCACCTTGTTGAAACGGATCTGGCGGCCTTTCTGCGGGACAGGCTCGACCAAATTGCTCCCATGGCGGCGGAGGCCGGCGTCGAGATCAGGCAGGAGCTGCCCGGTCAACCGGTTCCGGTGTGGATCGATGGCGAACTGATGCAGCAGGCCTTTCTAAATCTGCTTCTCAATGCCCTGGAGGCGTCGGAGAAGGGGGACAGTCTTCTGGTCGGTCTTGATCTGCGCAACGATCAGGCCGTCACAGCCATCCGCGATAGCGGCGGCGGGATTGCAGCCGAGGACCTGCCCCTCATCTTCAACCCCTTTTTCACAACCAAGGAGGGGGGCACGGGGCTGGGACTCGCCAATGCCCATCGGATTATTGAAAGTCACAATGGTCAGTTGACTGTCGCCGCAAACCCTGACCGGGGGACAACTTTCACTGTCAAGCTTCCCCTGCAGCCGCCAGACCAGGAGTGA